The Granulicella sp. 5B5 nucleotide sequence CAGTAACGCCCGACACCCGCTCATGCCGCATGAACCCCCTCTGAACGGCTATCGCCCCCGTTCTTCAGCCCGGCGCGCACAGTGCTAGGCTGGAGAACGGGAGTCTTGAACGCTTTGAATCCGAACGAAACAACCGAGGCCGCACTGCATCCTCACGGCAGCAGCCGATTCATCCGCGCCTGCCTGCGCCAGCCCGTCGACCGCACCCCCATATGGCTTCTCCGCCAGGCTGGCCGCTACATGCCGGAGTACATGGCCGTCCGCAAGCACCATTCACTACTGGATATCTGCCGCACGCCGGAGATCGCCGCCGAAGTCACCATCACCGCCGCCGAGCGCCTCGGCGTCGACGCAGCCATCATCTTCGCCGACCTCCTTCTGCCCTTCACGCCTATGGGTCTCGACTTCGAGTTCGTCAACGGCGAAGGCCCTGTCGTCCATCAGCCCATTCGTTCCCTCGAACACATCGAAGCCCTCCGCACCGACCGCACCGACGACCTCCGCTACGTCGCCCAGGCCATCGAAAAAGTCGGCCAGCACTTCAATCAACCGCGACCCGACGGCGATCAACTAGGCATCATCGGCTTCATCGGAGCGCCCTTCACCCTAGCCAGCTACATGATCGAAGGCGGCAGCTCCCGCAACTACGTCGAGACAAAAAAGCTCATGTACGCCTCAGGCTCAGGCAACAATCTGGGTGCCCCATCTTCGCCGACAGCTCCATCGTTGGCTAAGGTGGGTTCGCGGGACGCCAAGGCCTGGCCGCTCCTCCTCGAAAAACTCCTCACCGTCCTCACCGACTACGCCGCCCAGCAGGTCGAAGCCGGCGCCGACGTCATCCAGATCTTCGACTCCTGGGCTGGCGCGCTCTCCGTCACCGACTACCGCGACTACTGCCTCCACGCCACCACCGAGCTCGTCCAACGCGTCAAAGCTCTCGGCGTCCCTGTCATCTACTTCGGCGTCGACACCGCGAGCCTGCTCCCCACCATGCGCGAAACCGGTGCCGATGTCCTCGGCCTCGACTGGCGCATTCCGCTCGATGAGGGCTGGCGCGCCATTGGCTACGGCACCGCCGTACAGGGCAACCTCGACCCCATCACGCTCTTCGCGCCGCAGGACGTCCTCGAAGCTCGCGTCAAAGAGATCCTCGATCTAGCAGCCAACCGCAACGGCCACATCTTCAACCTCGGCCACGGCATCGTACCCGGCACACCCGTCGAGAACGTGATCCACGTCGTCGACGTCGTAAAGAAGTACAGCCTCCGCGAAGCCGCCGTCGCAAAGTGATGTCCATCACGAGCGCGCACCCAACTCCGCGCGCACAATAGAGGAGGACGCATGAGTGACACCACCACGCACGACACGCCGGCAATTCTGCTGCTGGCCCACGGCACGCCCGACCGCCTCAGCGAGATGGCCGCCTATCTCGACAAGGTCACCGGCGGCCGCCCCATGTCCCCCGAGGTCATCGCCGAGCTCCAGCACCGCTACGCCGAGATCGGTCTGCGCGAAGAGCCCCTGCCCGACGGCCCACCTCTAACGAAGTGGACACTTCTGCAAGGCCGCCTCTTGAGCGAAGCCCTCGGCCAGCCCGTCTACATCGGCATGCGCAACTGGCACCCCTTCATCGCCGACGTTGTCGAGCAGATGAAGTCCGACGGCGTGAAGAAAGCCCGCGTCCTCTGCCTCGCGCCACAGAACTCCCGCACCAGCGTCGGCCTCTACCGCCGCGCCCTCATGCAGGCCGTCAACGGCGCGTTTGAAGTCGAGTTCATCGCCGGCTGGGCCGACGAGCCTCTGCTCGCCCAGGCCTTCGCCGAAAAACTCTGGCCCGTCTGGGCAGAGGCCTGCGCAGCCACAAGCGCCGAATCAGGAAAGCCCGTTCGCGTCCCCGTACTCTTCACCGCACACGCCGTCCCCTGCCGCACCATCATCAGCGCACCGGCGCAACCTACTGACTCCGCCGCGCAACCCGGCGCCCCCGTCCCCGCCGACGGCATCCAGAACTACGGCCCCGCCACCCTGCCCGACCCCTATCCCGTCGAGTGCAAGCAAACCGCCGCACACATCGCCGACCACATGCGCCCCCTCGGCATGACCGATCGCGACTGGTTCTTCGCATTTCAAAGCCAGGGCATCGCAGGTGCCCCGTGGCTCGGCCCCACTGTCCCCGACACCCTCAAGAACCTCGCGCAGATGGGCCACAAAGCCATCGTCCTCCAGCCTGTCGGCTTCCTCTGCGACCACGTCGAGATCCTCTACGACATCGACGTCGACTTCAAAAAACAGGCCGCCGAGCTCGGCATGACGCTCTACCGCGCCGAAAGCCTCAACGGCTCCCCAACCCTCACCCGCGCAATCGAGCAGGCCCTCAAGCGCACCCCCACACCCGAAACTCCCGGCGAAGCCCCCGCCGCAAAGCCCGCAGCCGCTGACGCCCAACCCGAGGCCGTCGCCGCCAAGTGAAACGCATCGCCATCATCGGTGGAGGAACCGCTGGCCTAGCCGCGGCCTACGAACTCGAAAAAGCCCGTCTACGCGGAGCCGACATCGACTGGCAGCTCTACGAGGCCAGCCCCCGCCTCGGCGGCCTCCTCTCCACCACCCGCATCGACACCCTCGAAGGCCGCTTCATCCTCGAAGACGGCCCCGACGGCTGGGTCACCGAAAAACCCTGGGCCCGCGACCTAGCCCTCGAACTCGGCCTCGCCGACCAGATCATCCCCTGCCACGAAGAGCACCGCCGCACCCTCATCCTCATCGACGGCAAACTCCAGCCCATGCCCTCACGCATGCGCATGATGGTCCCCGAAGACCTCGCCGCCCTCGAAGGCTCAACCCTCTTTACCGACTCCGCCCGCGCCGCCTACGCAGCCGAGCTCGCCAACGCCACCACTCTCAAAGCCTCCGCACCCACGCACGACGAGTCCGTCGCCGACTTCGTCCTCCGCCACTTCGGCCAGGAGGTCCTCACCAAGATCGGCTCCCCACTCCTCTCCGGCGTCTTCGGCGGCGACGTCCACACCCTCAGCGTCCGCGCCGTCATGCCCGCCTTCGTCAGGATGGAGCAGGAGCACGGCTCCCTCATCGCCGCCCTCCAGGCAAAATCGAAAGAGCGTGGCTCCCGCCCACCTCAACCCGCCTTCACCAGCCTCCGCAACGGCATGGGCACACTCGCTGAAGCCCTCATCGCAAAGCTGCCGCCCGAGCGCATCCACCTCCAGCGCGAGGCGTACTCCCTCAAGCGCGAAGGCAAACTCTGGTGCCTCCGCACCACCACGCCCAACACCACCGCCAAGAGCAAGCGCCACTTCCAGCACATCCTGCTCGCCACTCCCGTCTGCGTCACCCGCCACCTCCTCACCCCACTCGACGCCGCAGCCGCCGCACTCATCCCCACCGAAACCAGCTCCGCCGTCCTCGCCGCCTTCGCCTGGCCCGCCCCCGCCGCGCGACAGATCCACCTCCCCG carries:
- a CDS encoding uroporphyrinogen decarboxylase, producing MNPNETTEAALHPHGSSRFIRACLRQPVDRTPIWLLRQAGRYMPEYMAVRKHHSLLDICRTPEIAAEVTITAAERLGVDAAIIFADLLLPFTPMGLDFEFVNGEGPVVHQPIRSLEHIEALRTDRTDDLRYVAQAIEKVGQHFNQPRPDGDQLGIIGFIGAPFTLASYMIEGGSSRNYVETKKLMYASGSGNNLGAPSSPTAPSLAKVGSRDAKAWPLLLEKLLTVLTDYAAQQVEAGADVIQIFDSWAGALSVTDYRDYCLHATTELVQRVKALGVPVIYFGVDTASLLPTMRETGADVLGLDWRIPLDEGWRAIGYGTAVQGNLDPITLFAPQDVLEARVKEILDLAANRNGHIFNLGHGIVPGTPVENVIHVVDVVKKYSLREAAVAK
- a CDS encoding ferrochelatase, with translation MSDTTTHDTPAILLLAHGTPDRLSEMAAYLDKVTGGRPMSPEVIAELQHRYAEIGLREEPLPDGPPLTKWTLLQGRLLSEALGQPVYIGMRNWHPFIADVVEQMKSDGVKKARVLCLAPQNSRTSVGLYRRALMQAVNGAFEVEFIAGWADEPLLAQAFAEKLWPVWAEACAATSAESGKPVRVPVLFTAHAVPCRTIISAPAQPTDSAAQPGAPVPADGIQNYGPATLPDPYPVECKQTAAHIADHMRPLGMTDRDWFFAFQSQGIAGAPWLGPTVPDTLKNLAQMGHKAIVLQPVGFLCDHVEILYDIDVDFKKQAAELGMTLYRAESLNGSPTLTRAIEQALKRTPTPETPGEAPAAKPAAADAQPEAVAAK
- the hemG gene encoding protoporphyrinogen oxidase, with the translated sequence MKRIAIIGGGTAGLAAAYELEKARLRGADIDWQLYEASPRLGGLLSTTRIDTLEGRFILEDGPDGWVTEKPWARDLALELGLADQIIPCHEEHRRTLILIDGKLQPMPSRMRMMVPEDLAALEGSTLFTDSARAAYAAELANATTLKASAPTHDESVADFVLRHFGQEVLTKIGSPLLSGVFGGDVHTLSVRAVMPAFVRMEQEHGSLIAALQAKSKERGSRPPQPAFTSLRNGMGTLAEALIAKLPPERIHLQREAYSLKREGKLWCLRTTTPNTTAKSKRHFQHILLATPVCVTRHLLTPLDAAAAALIPTETSSAVLAAFAWPAPAARQIHLPEGFGFLVPQTSNEAGALVPQAMEGAGAFRPLNSDGEKGALAPARTTLLAATFVDQKYPDRAPTGTRILRAFFGGITAEAMMTQPDEPIIAAAHEQLTHILGPLPAPIPTMTTIRRWPNSLPQYAVGHLERMAQLDIHIAKLGGLTLLGNGYHGVGIPDLIRDARATVRTLLS